Proteins encoded by one window of Salvia splendens isolate huo1 chromosome 14, SspV2, whole genome shotgun sequence:
- the LOC121764084 gene encoding uncharacterized protein LOC121764084, with amino-acid sequence MAVAGASSVPHVAPKYLSLPAFMKRLPDEFVGLYGHDLPFDCRLVWPNGSRYMVRILKLDTGFYFSTGWRDFVRATGVGHGDHLTFTLVDVGIFNVKRFDRATHCPPQGDVDDDDVEGSYAPDMDTSDEYVPSETETDTTMDEEYVDDSRALNIDGYPTFEFTLNSTTINQRLEIPYSFWQRHIPMGAIQAGVYLVTERGMWFCTLQHNSRKIWAKHDWARFKHDHNLVVGVRCTFKLVYSFGVQFQVVFDRP; translated from the exons ATGGCAGTTGCAGGCGCTTCCTCGGTACCGCATGTAGCTCCGAAATACCTAAGTCTCCCTGCCTTCATGAAG AGGCTTCCAGACGAATTCGTGGGGCTGTACGGCCATGACCTTCCGTTCGACTGCAGGCTTGTTTGGCCGAATGGAAGCAGATATATGGTGCGAATCCTGAAGCTTGACACTGGCTTCTACTTCTCAACCGGATGGAGAGATTTTGTGCGTGCTACCGGCGTCGGACACGGCGATCATCTCACCTTCACTTTGGTGGATGTAGGAATTTTCAATGTCAAGCGGTTTGATAGGGCAACGCACTGTCCCCCTCAGGGAGACGTGGACG aCGACGATGTGGAAGGTAGCTACGCCCCGGACATGGATACGTCGGACGAGTACGTGCCATCAGAGACTGAAACTGACACAACTATGGATGAAGAATACGTGGACGATAGCAGGGCACTCAATATCGATGGTTACCCAACATTCGAGTTCACTCTCAATTCGACAACCATCAATCAGAGACTTGAGATCCCATACAGCTTTTGGCAACGTCATATCCCGATGGGGGCAATACAAGCCGGCGTGTATCTCGTAACCGAACGGGGGATGTGGTTCTGTACACTCCAACACAACTCGAGGAAGATATGGGCGAAGCATGACTGGGCTCGCTTCAAGCACGATCACAACCTGGTTGTAGGGGTGCGTTGCACTTTCAAGCTCGTGTATTCCTTTGGTGTCCAATTTCAAGTTGTGTTTGACCGTCCTTAA
- the LOC121763315 gene encoding probable glucuronoxylan glucuronosyltransferase IRX7, whose translation MKLLHSARNSNPYKKSCYMLFKYAIWLSISLYFLSSFLITRHTTTISTTTISRSKPSRALMAENPHLDSSARAKFNGMKIYVYDLPPQFNSDWLKNERCSRHLFASEVAIHRAVLSSEVRTFDPWQADLFFVPVYVSCNFSEVNGFPAIGHARALIASAIQHLSSDLPFWNHSRGSDHVFVASHDFGSCFHSMEDMAVSEGIPEVLRNSIILQTFGVKGKHPCQEVENVVVPPYISPESVANTLEASPVTGRRDIFAFFRGKMEVHPKNVSGRYYSKRVRTTILRKYGNDRRFYLRRHRFAGYQSEIARSKFCLCPLGWAPWSPRLVESVALGCVPVIIADGIRLPFPSAVPWAEISLTVAEADVGKLGGILAHVAATNLTAIQRNLWDPRARKALLFDDTVSEGDATWQVLIALSGKLDRSHRRSRVSTE comes from the exons ATGAAACTTCTGCACAGTGCCAGAAACAGCAATCCATACAAAAAATCCTGCTACATGTTGTTCAAATATGCCATCTGGCTCTCCATCTCCCTCTACTTCCTCTCCTCCTTCCTCATCACCCGCCACACCACCACCatttccaccaccaccatctccCGTTCCAAACCCTCCCGCGCTCTCATGGCCGAAAACCCCCATCTCGATTCCTCCGCCCGCGCCAAATTCAATGGGATGAAAATCTATGTCTACGATTTGCCGCCGCAATTCAACAGCGACTGGCTGAAGAACGAGCGATGCAGCCGGCATCTCTTCGCCTCGGAGGTAGCCATTCACCGGGCTGTGTTGAGCAGCGAGGTGAGGACGTTCGACCCCTGGCAGGCGGACTTATTCTTCGTCCCTGTTTACGTCTCATGCAATTTCAGCGAGGTCAACGGCTTCCCCGCCATCGGCCATGCCCGCGCTCTCATCGCCTCTGCAATTCAACACCTCTCCTCCGACCTCCCCTTCTGGAACCACTCGCGAGGCTCCGACCACGTCTTCGTCGCCTCTCATGATTTCGGCTCCTGCTTCCACTCTATG GAGGATATGGCGGTTTCGGAGGGCATACCGGAGGTTCTGAGAAATTCGATTATTTTACAAACGTTTGGCGTCAAAGGTAAGCATCCATGCCAAGAGGTCGAGAACGTGGTGGTTCCGCCCTACATCTCGCCGGAGAGCGTGGCCAACACTCTAGAAGCGTCGCCGGTGACCGGCCGCCGCGACATTTTCGCGTTTTTCAGGGGTAAAATGGAGGTCCACCCCAAAAATGTCAGCGGTCGCTACTACAGCAA GCGCGTGCGTACCACGATTCTGCGTAAGTACGGCAACGACCGTAGATTCTACCTCCGGCGGCATAGGTTCGCTGGATATCAATCGGAGATCGCGCGGTCGAAGTTTTGCCTGTGCCCGCTCGGGTGGGCCCCGTGGAGCCCGAGGCTGGTGGAGTCCGTCGCGCTTGGCTGTGTGCCGGTGATCATAGCGGACGGGATCCGGCTGCCGTTCCCTTCCGCCGTGCCGTGGGCGGAGATCAGCCTCACGGTGGCGGAGGCTGACGTGGGCAAGCTCGGTGGCATCCTCGCGCACGTGGCGGCGACCAACCTTACTGCTATACAGCGGAACCTGTGGGACCCGCGGGCGAGGAAGGCGTTGCTGTTTGATGACACTGTATCGGAAGGCGACGCCACGTGGCAGGTACTGATTGCGTTATCCGGAAAGCTGGATAGGTCCCACAGGAGGTCGAGGGTTAGCACCGAATGA